From Pseudomonas sp. stari2:
TGCTCGAGTGCCATTTGATCAGTGGTGGCTACGATTATCTGGTGCGTTTCATGACGCGCAGTATTCAGCACTATCAGGAAGTGATTGAAAGCCTGCTGGATAAAAACATCGGCATTTCCAAGTACTTCAGCTACATCGTCATCAAATCCCCGGTGCTCAAGGACGGTGTGCCGTTGCGCAAGTTGTTGCGGCACTGAAGCTCCATACATCCATCAGGCGCAAACAGGGGGACAGCTGGCTGTCCCCCATTATTTGCTAGCCACCAAAGCCAACGATGGCTTTGGTTTCCAGATACTCCTCAAAGCCGTAGACACCAAATTCACGACCATTGCCGGATCGTTTGTAGCCACCGAACGGTGCCATGGGATTCCATGCAGGGTGGTTGAGCAGCACTTGTCCAGCGCGGATGCGTGAGGCAACGGCACGTGCATGATCAAGGTTGCGGGATTGAACGTGGGCGCTCAGTCCGTACACCGTGTCGTTGGCGATCGCGACAGCCTCATCGAGCGTTTCATAGGCAATGATGCACAGCACCGGCCCGAAGATTTCCTCCTGGGCAATGCGCATGCTCGAATCAACCTCGGAAAATACAGTCGCTCGGGCATAGAAGCCCGTTTCATGACCAGGCACGCGGCCTGGTCCGCCGCAGACGAGTTTGGCCCCTTCACTCAGGCCCGATTCGATCATGGCTTGCACGCGCTTGAACTGGGCCTCATTGGCGATCGGACCGAGTACCGTCTCTTCCGATTGTGGATCTCCCACGATGATCGCGTTGGCGGTTGCGGCGGCCAGTGCCTCGACTTCCGCCAGCCGTTCCCTTGGTACGATCATTCTGGTCGGGGCGCTGCAGGATTGCCCGACGTTGCGAAACGCCGTCATCACACCCAGTGGCACGACTTTGGCGAAATCGGCATCGGGCAACAGCACATTGGGTGACTTGCCGCCCAGTTCCTGGGTGACGCGTTTCACTGTAGGGGCGGCCGCTTGCGCGACCAATGCACCTGCACGGTTTGAACCGGTGATCGAAATCATATCGATATCCGGGTGTGCAGCCATGGCGCCGCCGACGTCAGGGCCTGTGCCATTTACCAGATTGAAGACACCCGGTGGCAGGCCGGCGTCATGCACCAGTTGGGCGAAAAGAAGGGCACTGAGCGGTGACAGTTCGCTAGGTTTCAGTACCACTGTGCATCCGGCCGCAATAGCCGGAGCCACCTTGGCGGTGATTTGATAAAGCGGCCAGTTCCAGGGGGTGATGAGACCGCAGACGCCGATGGGTTCGCGTTCAATCGCGGTGCCGTCTTCAACCGACTGGAAGCGATAGGTGGACAGCAGATCACGGGCAATCCGAACGTGTTCGGCCGCCAACGGCACTTGCATCGCTCGGGCGAAACCGATGGCAGCGCCCATTTCCAGAGATAACGCCTGCGCAAGGGACTCTTTTCGCTCAAGGATCAGGTCGTAAATCTTTCCAAGAAAGACCGCACGTGCTTCGGCGGAGGTCGCAGACCAGCCAGGAAACGCCGCACGTGCTGCAGCGACTGCCCGATCAACGTCCTCGGCCGCCCCACTGGCGACCTCTGCAACAACGCTTTCAGTCGCCGGATTGACCACGGGCAAACTGGCAGGTGTGGCCGGCGAAGTCCAGCCACCATTGATATAAAACCGCTGAGACGTTTGCGGATCCACGGGGTAGATATTCGAAGAGTGTGTTGTCATCCAACGAGCTCCTTGGAGTACTGATGAGGGGGCTGCTGACAGCAGCGGCAGAGGGAGGTCAGAGCAACACCGTGGCATCGGTACATGCCTGGTACCCTGCGGTCTGGATAAACTAGCAAAAGCGCCCAGTCGAAATATGCCGTTCTTAAAGTCGGCAAGGGATAATCTGCTGTATCTCAGGGGCTGACGTGATTCGACGCGGCGTCGCGGTATATCAGAATCTGAACGAGGGTGATCTCGAACTTGTTTTCGTGAAGTTCCGCCTCTGATGTCGCAAAGCGGCTCGGAAAAATCGGTTCATTTCAGACCATATCCTGGTGTTCTGCGCTGTCTCGTCGTTGGGTTCGGTTGCTGCCGATCGAACAGCGGCCGCGCACAGCAACAGCGCATCAACCACTCTGATCGAATCCGCTTCGCGTCAGTATGGTGATGGACAGTTGGACCAGCCGCTGCAACGCTGGAGCGGGCCCTGCATATCCCTAATGTCTTTACGATACTCACCGTGAATATTCGACCCATCTAGCAGTGCTACCAACCAATCGGGTACCTGGCAGAGAGTACTTTGGACGGACTTTTTTCTAGGAACAGTTTCACGATCTCAAGTGCTCTAGCACCTGCCTCTACACGACTGTTAGCGATAGATGCCAGTGTTTTGGAGCCTTTAAAAGAACAAGCAACCGGATTCAGGTTCGGAAATTGCTAGGAGACTCGTGTAAAAAACTGGGAGCAGGCCCATGCATATCAACCAAATGGACATGACGAATTCTGAGCTTGGCCTTTTTGCCAAGATCGTCTGGCGACTTCGAACGGGTGGGGCGGGGGATGAGGTTCGTCAGCAGGTGCTCGGTGATGTTACCCAGCTGCTTCGATCTGACTTCGGAGCCTCTTACCTTTGGGATAGCTCAAGGGGACGATCCACGCGTTGCGCTGCAGTCAATATTGATGCGCGTATGCTGCGCCAATACGATGAGCAGATTCACACGCACGATACCGTAACGCCGGTGTTACGAGCCCAAGGGCAAGCTGCTTGTGTGGATGATGTCATTGGTCGGCGTACATTGGAGCGCAGTGAGCATTACGCCGAGTTCCTCAGACCCTGTGGGATGCATCATGGAGTGAACGTTTTCTTCTTCAACCAGGGACGGGATGTGGGGGATCTGCGCATATGGCGCAGTGCCGACCAACCTGCATTTGGTCCCAGGGAGCTCACTCTGCTGAACGCTCTCACGCCGTACTTCCAGCAAGCGCTCTCGGTTGAGCTGCCTTTAAACGGAGCCCTAAGTCCGCGAGAGCGTGCTGTTGTCGAGCATGTAGCAGCTGGGCGCAGTGACAAGGAGATCGCGCGCCTCATGTCCATTGGCTTCACAACGGTACGTACCCATCTCAAAAACGCCATGGCCAAGACCCATTCGAGCAATCGAACCGAGCTCGCCATGCGAGTGGGAATGCACTGAACCTCCTCATTTATGAGGATGTTTGCCGGATATTTTCCTGTGCGTAAATGAATCATCGAGACCTGCAGTGGGGATCGACTGATTCTCAAGGAATATCCGTGAAGACCAGACTCTCCTGTTTAGCGATTGGCCTTTTGGCAGCAAGCGTTGGCGCATCGGCGTCGAGCGTACCGCAAGACTTCTACCTGATGAGTGCTGAACAGACGGCACAAGCCATCTGCGAAAAGAAGGTCTCCAGTGAATCGGTTGTCAGTTACTGGCTGGCCCGTATTGACGCGCATCCTGAGCTTAATGCCTTCATTTCTCTAGACCCAAAGCGAGCCTTGGGCGAAGCGCGTGCTGCAGATGAACGCCTCGCCAAGGGGGAGCAGTGTCTTCCATTGGGCGGTGTCCCTATAGCAATCAAGGACAACATTCAGGTCGTTGGTTTCACGAACACAGCAGGCACGCCAGCGCTCGCTAATTTCTTTCCGAAAGCCAATGCACCGATTATCGATAGGCTACAGGCTGCAGGCGCCATTGTGGTCGGCAAAACCAATATGCATGAGCTCGCGTTTGGCGCTACCGGCTACAACACTGCCTTTCATCTTCCACAGCAGGTCGGTGTGCGCAATGCCTTTGACAACTCTCGCATTGCCGGTGGTTCGTCATCAGGGAGTGCCGCCGCTCTGGGCGCTCGCTTGATTCCAATCGCTATGGGGACAGATACAGGTGGCTCTAGCCGTGAGCCTTGCGCGCTAAATGGCTGTGTCGGTTTTCGCCCAACGGTGGGTCGATATAGCGGCGTAGGCATCACGCCTATTTCGACGAGTCGCGATACGGCAGGCCCAATGGCCAATTCGGTTGGAGATGTCGTGTTACTGGATTCGATTCTTAGCGGTTCTTCACCTCTGAAGCCAATTCCGGCCCACCAGATTCGACTGGGCATTCCAGATTTCTTCTGGGCAGATTTAGAACCGGAAGTCTTGACACAGGCCAGCGCCGCCGTAGAGAAGCTCCGCAGTTCAGGCGTTGAGGTCGTCTCAGTCAGTATGCCGGGTATCGGTCAATTGGCATCAGCTGTGGCAACGCCAGTCGCCATCATGGAAGCGCGCAAGGCCCTGACCGATTACCTGAAATCACAATCGACCGGAGTGTCATTCGAAACCCTGGTCGCCAACATTTCGAGTCCCGACGTTCAAGGTATTTTCTCGGCCATGGTGGTGCCGGGTAATGTCCCTGGGCCTGATGGAAAGATGATTCCTGGCGGCCCGGCTTATGCGCAAGCGATCAAGACGGGTGTCCCAGCCTTGCTGGCTCTCTATCAGAAGACCTTCGCGGACAACAAGCTCGACGCTCTTCTGTTCCCCACGGTTCCAGAGGTGGCAATCAAGACCGGACCTGACGCCGGAACGCCTCAAAAATTTGGTCGGATTATTCGAAACACCGACCCGAGCAGCAACGTAAGGATGCCGGGGCTCAGTCTTCCCGTAGGTGTTGGGAAAGAGTCCGGACTTCCTGTCGGTATGGAGATTGACGGATTGCCTGGAATGGACGACCAGCTCCTGGCAATCGGTCGCACGCTTGAGTCGATCTGGGGGCAGGGGCCACTTTCGCCCATAGCACGCTGATCGGTTGTTCTTATCCTGAGCGCAGTTGCCCTGGCTGCGCGAATAAAAACCTTTTTCGGATTAAATGAATGAACGCGATCCCACTCGTCGCAGGTACTTCTGCGCGCCGATTTTGTGTAACCGCGATTGCGGCTTTGGGTAGTATGGCAAGTTCGGCATGGGCTGATTCGGCGCCTACAGACAGCAGCCCACTCAAGGCGCACCTGATCGTTACCGATCTGATGCTGGAGAACCTTAATACTGGCCCTCGTCCCCACACATTCGCCAACGCGGGCGCTATTTTCGCCGGCGCCGATTTTGACATGTCCAAACTTTTGGGATTTGCAGGTGGCACGTTCCAGTTTGAATACACATTCTTCCCATGGATGCGCAATGAAGGTCAGCCCACCGCTGGCGCTTGGCAAGGCGCCACGGGTAGCGCTCTAGGCGGCGCACCTATGCATAACGACATCGACAAGGGGTATCTGTCGAAGTTTGAATATCGGCAAATGCTGTTGGACAACCATCTTGAGCTCGACGTTGGGCGTAGCAATGCTAAGCAGCATTTCTACATGATGAATTGCGAAAACTGGGTTACCTGCAACGACCCCATCATTGAAAACACCACCGGAATACTGCCTTACCCATACGGAAGCTGGGGCGTTTACTCGCGTTACTCATTCGACAATGGTCAGTACCTGCATGCTGGTGCTTTCGAGTCTAATCCTGCCCATTACATCAAACGCACCAAGGGATGGGACTGGGATCCTGGTGACGCGAGCGGTATTACTTGGCTAGCAGGTGTTGGAGATCAGAAAAGCTTTGCGCAGACGCCATTGGCTTATCACTACGAACTCAATGGCTTTTACAACAGTGCCGAACAGACTGATATCCTCGATGGCTCAACCCGTCGTGGTAGCAGCGGCTTGATTTTCCGCTTCATGCAGACGCTTTCTCGCGAGGGCGCTTCCGCTACAGGGGCTCCAGACAAAGCCTGGCAGACATTCGGTGCATGGACATGGAGTGCTGATGATCTGCAACCTTTTGAGCATTTTGTCGAGTTGGGTGTAACCCGCATTGGCCCGTTCGGGCGTCCACAAGATTCTGTGAGCCTAAAAGCGAGTTACCTTCGTCTGGGTGATAAGCAGGTTCAGTACCAGCATGATCAGAGACTGCGCTCGACGGGAATTGATCAGGGGATGTCGAAAGGGGAATCCCGCGTTGAACTGAATATGGTTTGGCGGGCAACACCTTATCTGTCATTCCAACCAAGCGTGCAGTACGTTTTCAATCCAAGCAATTTTTACAACCCGCAAGCCGAGGTGAGTAGCAATGGTGCTGTCGTTGGACTGCAGATGGTTTATGACTTGGGATCGCAGATAGGACTTTGATGCCTGAAACGGAGAGAGTGATCGGGAATCATGAACCCAATCTAGATGCAGTGGAATCCTCAGGCCGCATCTGACTCACCCAGAGCGGCCTGAATTTGTTCAAAGAACCACTTGAGTCCAGTTGACTGGATGCTCCGGGAGTGCCAGTGAAGGGTGACCTCGAATGCTGGAACTTCGAAGGGCAACTCCAGCGTCTTCAGCGGCTTGGTCAATGGCAACTCGCAAAAACTCTCTGCGATTTGGGACGGTAGGATGGCCAACAATTCAGTGCCTGGTATCACCTTGGGTAGAACTGAGAAGTGGGGAAGGCGTAGCTTTATCCGGCGCTTTGCTCCTAATTTCTGAAGCACATCTTCCGCCATTCCATGGCCCGATGTTCTCGTGACGAGAACGTGACGCTCCGCAAGAAATTGTTCCATGGACATCTCAGAATGGATTCGGGGGTGGGCCGCATCTAGCAAGCAAACGTACCGTTCGCTAACCAACTTTTTCGACGCTAGGCCAGCGCTGGTAATTGCACGGCTGCAGATGGCTGCGTCGATGTAGCCATCGTTCAACCACATCCCCACTTGGTCAATTTCGAGAGGAATGATCTCCAGCTCGATATTGGGCGCCAAACTATTCAGCCTCTCCATGAGCTTTGGCAGCAACGCCATCTCTCCCAAGTCGGAAAGGGCCAGTCGAAATTGTCGGTTTGAGTGGCCCGGTTCGAATTTTCGCGCTTCAGAGATCGATTCCTCAATGCAACGTGAGGCTTGCTTGAAGCCTACGTAAAGCTGAGCAGCAAGCCTCGTGGGCTGCATGCCTTGGCTAGTTCTTACGAATAAAGGGTCGTCGAATTGTTCGCGAAGCTTACCTAGCGCATAGCTGATTGATGGCTGAGTCACGAATAGCCGTTCGGCGGTAACCGTCAGGCTCTGAGTCTCATACAGGGTGACGAATGTGGTAACGAGATTGAGATCGAAATTAGCCATTTGCAGACCTTTATCAAAATAAGCGGTGTCTATTTTTGTGACAAAAAGGATTGATTTGATCGATCTTAAACCAATTTTTACAGTAGGAGCACTCGGACACACCCTGGAACTTGAACCCATGAAAACAATCCATTCTGCCTCCTATGCCCTGTTGCGCCGTCATGGCATGACCACCATCTTTGGTAATCCCGGGTCGAACGAGCTTCCATTCCTCAAGGATTTTCCAGAGGACTTTCAGTATGTTCTGGGGCTACACGAAGGTGCTGTCGTTGGTATGGCTGATGGTTACGCGCTCGCGAGCGGTAAACCCGCTTTCGTGAATCTCCACGCGGCGGCCGGTACCGGTAATGGAATGGGGGCGCTCACCAATTCATGGTACTCGCACAGCCCGCTGGTGATCACGGCAGGGCAGCAAGTGCGGTCGATGATTGGGGTTGAGGCAATGCTGGCTAACGTGGACGCCCCGCAGTTGCCGAAGCCGCTCGTCAAGTGGAGTTATGAGCCGGCGACTGCTCAGGACGTGCCCAGAGCATTGAGCCAAGCGATCCACATTGCCAACACCTCACCTAAGGCTCCGGTCTACCTTTCGATTCCGTACGATGATTGGGAGGAAACATCACCCGCCGGTGTGGAGTACCTGCTTCAGCGGGAAGTCCAAACTGCCGGTGCCCCTGACGGACGTCAGCTGGAAGCTCTGGTCAAGCAATTGAACAACGCTAGAAATCCTGTTCTGGTACTGGGCCCGGATGTCGATGCCACCCGCGCCAACGATCATGCTGTTGCGTTAGCCGATAAATTGAAACTTCCGGTTTGGGTCGCTCCTTCAGCATCACGTTGCCCGTTCCCAACACGTCACCCGAGCTTCCGGGGTGTTCTGCCTGCCGCAATCGCCGGTATCAGCAAGACCCTTGATGGCCACGACCTCATCGTCGTGATTGGCGCTCCAGTCTTTCGTTATCACCAATTCGCACCAGGTGATTACCTGCCTGCTGGCGCTCAACTGCTGCATATCACCTCCGATCCCCAGGAAGCCGCTCGTGCGCCGATGGGAGACGCGCTGATCGGCGACATCGCTGAGACACTCAGGGTTCTTGCCGAGGGTGTTGCAGAAAAGGCGAAATCCTACCCTGCGCCAATTCCTGCGCCGGCAACGATGCAGGATGAACCTCATCACTTGCGCCCAGAGACACTGTTTGACGTACTGAATGATTTAGCTCCGCCGGACGCTATCTACGTCAAGGAGTCTACCTCAACAACCACGGCGTTCTGGCAGCGCGTGAACATGCGTCATCCAGGTAGTTACTACTTCCCTGCAGCGGGCGGCCTGGGCTTCGGGTTGCCAGCCGCGGTCGGTGTCCAGCTTGCTCAACCTGACCGGCGAGTAGTCGCATTGATTGGTGATGGTTCCGCTAACTACGGGATCACTGCGCTTTGGACAGCAGCGCAGTATCACATTCCAGTGGTCTTCATCATTTTGAAAAACGGCACCTATGGCGCCTTGCGCTGGTTCGCCGGGGTCTTGAAGGTCGAGGAAGCTCCTGGCTTGGACGTGCCAGGTCTGGATTTCTGCGCAATTGCCAAAGGGTATGGAGTGAAGGCTGTCCACACCGATACGCGCGAAAGTTTCGAGGCCGCACTGCGAGCTGCACTGGACTCTACTGAGCCAACCGTAATTGAAGTTCCCACCGTGACGATTCAGCCTCATTGATGAGGGACAGGGCCCCGCGATGGGCCCTTTGCAAATCTGAAATAACAAAAACAAGAGACGAATCATGATCCCGAAAAATGCGATAGAGATTGCGAACACTGCGCCGTTGGGAAAATTTCACTATGGCCTGTTGTTCTGGTGCTCTTTCATCATGTTGTTTGATGGATACGACCTGGTCATATATGGCTCTGTAGTTCCACGGCTCATGGAGCAGTGGTCAATACCTCCTGTTCAGGCGGGCTGGATGGGAAGTGCTGCGCTGTTCGGAATGATGTTCGGTGCCGTTGCGATTGGCCCTTTGGCTGACCGCCTTGGTCGTCGCAAAGTCATTCTCGGGGCGATCACTCTGGCGAGCGTTGGAGCACTTGCCAACGCATTTGCATGGGATGCCTTGAGCTTCGCATCTCTGCGTTTCCTGACGGGTGTTGGGCTGGGTGGCGCGGTTCCCAACATCGTAGCGCTGATGAGCGATCTGTCGCCCACAACCCGGCGCAGCACACTCACGACCATCATGCTCAGCTTCTATTCCATTGGTGCGATGGTTTCCGCGTTGGTGGCCATGCTGCTGATTCCGAAGTTCGGATGGGAGGCGACGTTCTTCATTGGCGGCCTGCCTTTGCTCTGCTTGCCATGGATGTACCGTTACCTTCCCGAATCCCTGCCTTACCTGCTGGAGAAGGACAAGATTGCAGCCAGCCGGCTCATGACTCGCATTCTTCCTGGTATTGATACTTCCTCGGTTCGATTTGAGTCGCCCGTCCGGACATCCTCGTCCACACCTCTGTCACGTCTTTTCAAAGAGGGGCGAGGTGTCAGTACGGTATTCCTTTGGCTGGGATTCGGCATGTGCCTGCTGATGGTCTATGGCCTCAATACCTGGCTGCCGAAAATCATGGTTGCTGGCGGCTATCCACTGGGCTCAAGCCTGATGTTCCTAGTGACATTGAATCTAGGCGCGACTGTTGGCGCGCTTGGTGGCGGCTGGCTGGCGGATCGCTGGGGGTGCAAACCCACCCTGATCCTGTTTTTCACGCTCGCGGTCGCTTCACTTTGCACCCTTGGTATCAAGCCCGGCCCTGTATTGCTCAACGTCATGTTGCTCATCGCTGGTGCTACGACCATCGGCACTCTCGCAGTTGTTCACGCCTTTGCCGCGCAACAATACCCGAGTGAAATCCGTTCGACTGCTGTGAGTTGGTGCTCAGCGGTAGGCCGATTCGGTGGGGTTGCTGGCCCTGCTCTTGGCGGGTTCATGCTGAGCCTGAACTTGCCGCTTCAATTGAATTTTATTTTCTGCGCGATACCTGGGCTGATCGCTATCTTCGCCATAGCTATGGTGAAACGGCGCGCACAGAATTCGAGTGAAAACCTGACCCAGCCTATAGATGCACATTCCTGATATCCAAGTATCACCGTCTAAGGAGACTTCACGTGAGCCAAAGTAACTGTATGCCTTACCAAGACATGTACTTGCTGCCAATTGCAGGGGAATGGCGGAAGGGCAGCACCGGGAACATTCTCAACGTTACTGATCCGTACACCGGCGAATCGCTCCTGGAAATCAGCCAGGCTGATCGCCAGGATTTGAACCAGGCTTACGTCTTTGCCGAGCAGGCGCAGGCTAGTTGGGCAGCTATGGCCCCAGGACAACGCTCGGCCATCATGCTCAAAGCCGTCCAAATCTTTGATGATCGTCGCGAAGAAATCATCGACTGGATCATTCGAGAGTCCGGCAGCACGCGGATTAAAGCCCAGATCGAATGGGGAGCCGCTCGCGGGATTACTCAAGAGTCGGCCTCGTTCCCTGCTCGGGTACATGGTCGCATCCTCCCGTCCAATGTACCGGGCAAGGAAAACCGAGTTTACCGTGAGCCGCTCGGTGTAGTGGGTGTGATCAGCCCGTGGAATTTCCCGTTCCACCTGACCCAGCGATCTGTCGCACCTGCATTGGCACTCGGCAACGCGATTGTTATCAAGCCGGCGAGCGATACACCAGTAACTGGGGGGCTTCTGGCAGCGAGAATTTTTGAAGAGGCCGGTGTACCGAAAGGCGTGATCAGCGTGCTGGTGGGCTCCGGTGCACAAATCGGTGATGCATTTGTGGAACATCACGTTCCTAAGTTCATCTCGTTCACCGGCTCGACGCCGGTAGGATTGAACATTGGGCGGATCGCAAGTGGCGGTAAGCATCTCAAGCATGTGGCGTTGGAGCTCGGAGGCAACAGCCCATTCGTGGTACTCGCGGACGCAGATCTCGATCAGGCGGTTGCTGCTGCCGTCATGGGCAAGTTCTTGCACCAAGGCCAGATCTGTATGGCCATTAACCGAATTATTGTCGAAGACGCGCTGTATGACCGTTTTGTAGAGCTTTACGCCTCCAAAGTCAGGACACTGAAGGTGGGTAACCCAAGCGACCCTGACACCGTTGTTGGCCCGATCATCAATCGCAAGCAACTTGAAGGCCTGCTGAGCAAGGTTTCCCGCGCGAAGGAAGAAGGAGCCAGGACAGTTGTAGAGGGGGAGGCGAAAGGAAATCTTCTGCCGCCACACGTCTTCGCTGATGTCACAGCAGATATGGAGATCGCTCGGGAGGAGATTTTCGGGCCACTCGTTGGGATTCAGCGTGCTCGGGATGAAGCTCACGCCTTGGATCTGGCGAATGACAGCGAGTTTGGTCTATCGAGTGCAGTGTTTACCAAGGATCTGGAGCGGGGTGCTCGTTTTGCTCGAAAGATCAAAGCAGGCATGACACACGTTAACGATATCCCTGTGAACGACGAAGCCCATGCGCCATTCGGCGGGGAAAAAAACTCTGGGCTTGGCCGATTCAATGGAGAGTGGGCAATCGAGGAGTTTACAACCGATCATTGGATCAGCGTCCAAATGACGCCTCGTATTTATCCATTCTAAATAAAATTCTAAAGCTGTAGATCGCCCCTTTAAGCAGTCTCTGCCCTTTAGATTTCTAAAGGGCAGCCTGCTGTAGCCTTCACAACGAGCCTGTGTACATTGGTTGGCATGAAAGAACGGATGCGTCGAATCTAACCAATACGAGCGGGGCGCTGTTTGACTGAGGGTTCCGTGCTCCCTCAAAAAGCGCTGCAGTCACACAGGGCTTATTTTCTGACTCGAAAAGTGTTGCTGCCTAAATTCCTTTGGTGTCATCCCTGTTTCGCGTTTGAACGCACGGCTGAAATGGGTGCAATTGCTGAATCCCCAGTCGAATGCAATCTCGCCGATATTCTTGCCTTTGAGTGCATGGCTTTTCAGATCTTTCTGACAGAGCTGCAGTCTTTGGCTCCATATCCATTGAGAGAGTGGCTGCTCTTCATTACCGAAAATTCGGTAGAGTGAACTTACTGACATTTTAAGATCCATAGCGACTTTCTCGACGTTCAGACTCGGATCTCGCAAGTTCTGTATGACGTAGTTTTTCACTCTGGACAAATGGAACATCTGCAGCCTTGATATCTCGCACTGCCGCGCCTGTGGTAGGGATTGCAATCCACCTACTATCAGCTCAATAAGCGCATTGGCGATTGGCTCTGACACGGGCGGTGCCAGCT
This genomic window contains:
- a CDS encoding aldehyde dehydrogenase family protein; its protein translation is MTTHSSNIYPVDPQTSQRFYINGGWTSPATPASLPVVNPATESVVAEVASGAAEDVDRAVAAARAAFPGWSATSAEARAVFLGKIYDLILERKESLAQALSLEMGAAIGFARAMQVPLAAEHVRIARDLLSTYRFQSVEDGTAIEREPIGVCGLITPWNWPLYQITAKVAPAIAAGCTVVLKPSELSPLSALLFAQLVHDAGLPPGVFNLVNGTGPDVGGAMAAHPDIDMISITGSNRAGALVAQAAAPTVKRVTQELGGKSPNVLLPDADFAKVVPLGVMTAFRNVGQSCSAPTRMIVPRERLAEVEALAAATANAIIVGDPQSEETVLGPIANEAQFKRVQAMIESGLSEGAKLVCGGPGRVPGHETGFYARATVFSEVDSSMRIAQEEIFGPVLCIIAYETLDEAVAIANDTVYGLSAHVQSRNLDHARAVASRIRAGQVLLNHPAWNPMAPFGGYKRSGNGREFGVYGFEEYLETKAIVGFGG
- a CDS encoding response regulator transcription factor — protein: MHINQMDMTNSELGLFAKIVWRLRTGGAGDEVRQQVLGDVTQLLRSDFGASYLWDSSRGRSTRCAAVNIDARMLRQYDEQIHTHDTVTPVLRAQGQAACVDDVIGRRTLERSEHYAEFLRPCGMHHGVNVFFFNQGRDVGDLRIWRSADQPAFGPRELTLLNALTPYFQQALSVELPLNGALSPRERAVVEHVAAGRSDKEIARLMSIGFTTVRTHLKNAMAKTHSSNRTELAMRVGMH
- the iaaH gene encoding indoleacetamide hydrolase; the protein is MKTRLSCLAIGLLAASVGASASSVPQDFYLMSAEQTAQAICEKKVSSESVVSYWLARIDAHPELNAFISLDPKRALGEARAADERLAKGEQCLPLGGVPIAIKDNIQVVGFTNTAGTPALANFFPKANAPIIDRLQAAGAIVVGKTNMHELAFGATGYNTAFHLPQQVGVRNAFDNSRIAGGSSSGSAAALGARLIPIAMGTDTGGSSREPCALNGCVGFRPTVGRYSGVGITPISTSRDTAGPMANSVGDVVLLDSILSGSSPLKPIPAHQIRLGIPDFFWADLEPEVLTQASAAVEKLRSSGVEVVSVSMPGIGQLASAVATPVAIMEARKALTDYLKSQSTGVSFETLVANISSPDVQGIFSAMVVPGNVPGPDGKMIPGGPAYAQAIKTGVPALLALYQKTFADNKLDALLFPTVPEVAIKTGPDAGTPQKFGRIIRNTDPSSNVRMPGLSLPVGVGKESGLPVGMEIDGLPGMDDQLLAIGRTLESIWGQGPLSPIAR
- a CDS encoding carbohydrate porin is translated as MNAIPLVAGTSARRFCVTAIAALGSMASSAWADSAPTDSSPLKAHLIVTDLMLENLNTGPRPHTFANAGAIFAGADFDMSKLLGFAGGTFQFEYTFFPWMRNEGQPTAGAWQGATGSALGGAPMHNDIDKGYLSKFEYRQMLLDNHLELDVGRSNAKQHFYMMNCENWVTCNDPIIENTTGILPYPYGSWGVYSRYSFDNGQYLHAGAFESNPAHYIKRTKGWDWDPGDASGITWLAGVGDQKSFAQTPLAYHYELNGFYNSAEQTDILDGSTRRGSSGLIFRFMQTLSREGASATGAPDKAWQTFGAWTWSADDLQPFEHFVELGVTRIGPFGRPQDSVSLKASYLRLGDKQVQYQHDQRLRSTGIDQGMSKGESRVELNMVWRATPYLSFQPSVQYVFNPSNFYNPQAEVSSNGAVVGLQMVYDLGSQIGL
- a CDS encoding LysR family transcriptional regulator; translation: MANFDLNLVTTFVTLYETQSLTVTAERLFVTQPSISYALGKLREQFDDPLFVRTSQGMQPTRLAAQLYVGFKQASRCIEESISEARKFEPGHSNRQFRLALSDLGEMALLPKLMERLNSLAPNIELEIIPLEIDQVGMWLNDGYIDAAICSRAITSAGLASKKLVSERYVCLLDAAHPRIHSEMSMEQFLAERHVLVTRTSGHGMAEDVLQKLGAKRRIKLRLPHFSVLPKVIPGTELLAILPSQIAESFCELPLTKPLKTLELPFEVPAFEVTLHWHSRSIQSTGLKWFFEQIQAALGESDAA
- the mdlC gene encoding benzoylformate decarboxylase; its protein translation is MKTIHSASYALLRRHGMTTIFGNPGSNELPFLKDFPEDFQYVLGLHEGAVVGMADGYALASGKPAFVNLHAAAGTGNGMGALTNSWYSHSPLVITAGQQVRSMIGVEAMLANVDAPQLPKPLVKWSYEPATAQDVPRALSQAIHIANTSPKAPVYLSIPYDDWEETSPAGVEYLLQREVQTAGAPDGRQLEALVKQLNNARNPVLVLGPDVDATRANDHAVALADKLKLPVWVAPSASRCPFPTRHPSFRGVLPAAIAGISKTLDGHDLIVVIGAPVFRYHQFAPGDYLPAGAQLLHITSDPQEAARAPMGDALIGDIAETLRVLAEGVAEKAKSYPAPIPAPATMQDEPHHLRPETLFDVLNDLAPPDAIYVKESTSTTTAFWQRVNMRHPGSYYFPAAGGLGFGLPAAVGVQLAQPDRRVVALIGDGSANYGITALWTAAQYHIPVVFIILKNGTYGALRWFAGVLKVEEAPGLDVPGLDFCAIAKGYGVKAVHTDTRESFEAALRAALDSTEPTVIEVPTVTIQPH
- a CDS encoding MFS transporter codes for the protein MIPKNAIEIANTAPLGKFHYGLLFWCSFIMLFDGYDLVIYGSVVPRLMEQWSIPPVQAGWMGSAALFGMMFGAVAIGPLADRLGRRKVILGAITLASVGALANAFAWDALSFASLRFLTGVGLGGAVPNIVALMSDLSPTTRRSTLTTIMLSFYSIGAMVSALVAMLLIPKFGWEATFFIGGLPLLCLPWMYRYLPESLPYLLEKDKIAASRLMTRILPGIDTSSVRFESPVRTSSSTPLSRLFKEGRGVSTVFLWLGFGMCLLMVYGLNTWLPKIMVAGGYPLGSSLMFLVTLNLGATVGALGGGWLADRWGCKPTLILFFTLAVASLCTLGIKPGPVLLNVMLLIAGATTIGTLAVVHAFAAQQYPSEIRSTAVSWCSAVGRFGGVAGPALGGFMLSLNLPLQLNFIFCAIPGLIAIFAIAMVKRRAQNSSENLTQPIDAHS